The Streptomyces sp. NBC_00162 genome window below encodes:
- the trpM gene encoding tryptophan biosynthesis modulator TrpM — protein sequence MAHDRSSVRTRPGRRGPVGVPTAHAPLARGCRPRGCRAPARRVHGRRVRYVIGSEPGQVNGMRWRPGDAP from the coding sequence ATGGCCCACGACCGCTCCTCCGTCCGCACCCGACCCGGCCGCCGTGGCCCGGTCGGCGTGCCGACGGCGCACGCGCCCCTGGCGCGCGGCTGCCGCCCTCGCGGCTGCCGCGCCCCGGCCCGGCGCGTGCACGGGCGGCGGGTCCGGTACGTGATCGGCTCCGAGCCCGGTCAGGTCAACGGCATGCGATGGCGTCCGGGAGACGCGCCGTAA